A genome region from Cystobacter fuscus DSM 2262 includes the following:
- a CDS encoding SDR family oxidoreductase, which yields MPCGPFIETTGVLAQEPMPGTSAISLVNGALESFTRAAALEMPRGIRINVVSPPWVDETLKAFNMKGIAGMPAAQVARAYVRSIEGSDTSQVLDARKFAAQEG from the coding sequence AACCACCGGAGTGCTCGCCCAGGAGCCCATGCCGGGCACGTCCGCCATCAGCCTGGTGAACGGGGCGCTCGAGAGCTTCACCCGTGCGGCGGCGCTCGAGATGCCCCGGGGCATTCGTATCAACGTGGTGAGCCCGCCGTGGGTGGATGAGACCTTGAAGGCCTTCAACATGAAGGGCATTGCCGGCATGCCCGCGGCTCAGGTCGCCCGGGCCTACGTGCGGAGCATCGAGGGGAGTGACACCAGCCAGGTGCTCGACGCGCGGAAGTTCGCCGCACAGGAGGGCTGA
- a CDS encoding efflux RND transporter permease subunit gives MFDSLISFSLRNRFLVFLLAVLLIGFGLDALRRLPIDAVPDVTNVQVQILTSSPGLGPVEVETFITLPVEAAMGGLPDTLEVRSLSRFGLSVVTVVFQDGVDIYFARQLVQERLVSARENIPHGYGTPELGPLSSGLGEIYQFEVRGEGVDSMELRSILEWQVSPRLRSVPGVVEVNAFGGELKTYEVQLEPAKLVAYGLSLQRVFQALEENNANAGGASIARGAEQVLIRGEGLIESLEDIGDIVLTTSPQGTPVLVRDVAEVRFAPQVRQGAVTRDGRGEAVTGIVMMRLGENSREVVDRVKQAVEAIRPTLPPGIEIDTFYDRTDLVRKTIHTVARNLIEGGLLVIVVLFLMLRNLRAGLIVASAIPLCMLCAFIGMRQLGISGNLMSLGAIDFGLIVDGALIITENAVRHLAQRHRELGRPLTREERDEVVHRSTVEIRGAAAFGEVIIGVVYLPILTLSGVEGKMFRPMAITVLCALAGAFVLSLTLVPALASVFLQRDMEERESAIVRAARRVYEPALAWCLVRRQKVVAIAAGVLALSLALVPLLGTEFIPRLDEGALALQAWRVPSVSLEESERQTGIIETVLKRFPEVTTVVSRTGRAEIATDPMGVEISDIYVMLKPHEEWTTADTREGLIAAMQRALGREVPGNVFSYSQPIELRVSELLSGARSDVVLKLYGEDMEELERTGNRLAHALSRVPGAADVKAEQVAGLPVARVQIDRQALARHGINVRQVLDTIETLGGKEVGTVLEGQRRYALQVRFAASARQHVEQLESLPVAGDSGQLIPLSQLARVVVEEGPAQVSRENMQRRISIEANVRGRDLGSFMNEAQEVVGREVKLPPGYWLEWGGQFKNLESATSRLVLVVPLTLLLVFTLLYTTFNAVRPALLISLNIPFAVTGGLLALGVRGMPLSISAAVGFIALFGVAVLNGLVLVAAIRRSREEGLPPLEAIQEAARVRLRPVLTTALVASLGFLPMAFATGAGAELQKPLATVVIGGLLSATLLTLLVLPTVYPWFDTEPSAGD, from the coding sequence ATGTTCGATTCGCTCATCTCCTTTTCCCTGCGCAACCGCTTCCTCGTCTTCCTGCTGGCGGTGCTGCTCATCGGCTTCGGGCTGGACGCACTGCGCCGGCTCCCCATCGACGCCGTACCGGATGTCACCAACGTGCAGGTGCAGATCCTCACCTCGTCGCCGGGCCTGGGGCCGGTGGAGGTGGAGACGTTCATCACCCTGCCCGTCGAGGCCGCCATGGGCGGACTGCCCGACACGCTGGAGGTGCGCTCGCTCTCGCGCTTCGGCCTGTCCGTCGTCACCGTCGTCTTCCAGGACGGCGTGGACATCTACTTCGCGCGCCAGCTCGTCCAGGAGCGGCTCGTGTCCGCGCGAGAGAACATCCCCCACGGCTACGGCACGCCGGAGCTGGGGCCGCTCTCCTCGGGACTGGGGGAGATCTACCAGTTCGAGGTGAGGGGCGAGGGGGTCGACTCCATGGAGCTGCGCTCCATCCTGGAGTGGCAAGTCTCCCCCCGGCTGCGCTCGGTGCCGGGCGTCGTCGAGGTCAATGCCTTTGGCGGAGAACTCAAGACGTACGAGGTGCAGCTCGAGCCGGCGAAGCTCGTGGCGTATGGCCTGTCCTTGCAGCGCGTCTTCCAGGCGCTGGAGGAGAACAACGCCAACGCCGGAGGCGCATCCATCGCGCGGGGAGCCGAGCAGGTGCTCATCCGGGGCGAGGGACTCATCGAGTCGCTCGAGGACATCGGGGACATCGTGCTCACCACGTCTCCCCAGGGGACGCCGGTGCTCGTGAGGGACGTGGCCGAGGTGCGCTTCGCCCCCCAGGTGCGGCAGGGAGCCGTCACCCGGGACGGGCGGGGAGAGGCCGTCACCGGCATCGTGATGATGCGGCTGGGGGAGAACTCGCGCGAGGTGGTGGACCGCGTGAAGCAAGCCGTGGAGGCCATCCGCCCCACCCTGCCGCCGGGCATCGAGATCGACACCTTCTATGACCGCACGGATCTGGTGCGCAAGACGATCCACACGGTGGCGCGCAACCTCATCGAGGGAGGGCTGCTCGTCATCGTGGTGCTCTTCCTCATGTTGAGGAACCTGCGCGCGGGCCTCATCGTCGCGAGCGCCATTCCGCTGTGCATGCTGTGCGCGTTCATCGGCATGCGACAGCTCGGCATCTCGGGCAACCTGATGAGCCTGGGGGCCATCGACTTCGGGCTCATCGTGGATGGAGCGCTCATCATCACCGAGAACGCCGTGCGGCACCTGGCGCAACGCCACCGGGAGCTGGGCCGGCCCCTCACCCGGGAGGAGCGGGACGAGGTGGTGCATCGCTCGACGGTGGAGATCCGCGGCGCGGCGGCCTTCGGCGAGGTGATCATCGGCGTGGTGTACCTGCCCATCCTCACGCTGAGCGGAGTGGAGGGGAAGATGTTCCGGCCCATGGCCATCACCGTGCTGTGCGCCCTGGCGGGGGCCTTCGTGCTGTCGCTCACGCTGGTGCCCGCGCTCGCCTCCGTCTTCCTGCAACGCGACATGGAGGAGCGGGAGAGCGCGATCGTGCGCGCGGCGCGGCGCGTGTACGAACCGGCACTGGCCTGGTGCCTGGTACGACGCCAGAAGGTGGTGGCGATCGCCGCGGGCGTGCTGGCGTTGAGCCTCGCGCTGGTGCCGCTGCTGGGCACGGAGTTCATTCCCCGGCTGGACGAGGGAGCGCTGGCGCTCCAGGCGTGGCGCGTGCCCTCGGTGTCGCTGGAGGAGTCCGAGCGGCAGACGGGCATCATCGAGACGGTGCTCAAGCGCTTCCCCGAGGTCACCACCGTCGTCTCACGCACGGGGCGCGCGGAGATCGCCACGGATCCGATGGGGGTGGAGATCAGCGACATCTACGTGATGCTCAAGCCCCACGAGGAGTGGACGACGGCGGACACGCGCGAGGGCCTCATCGCCGCGATGCAGCGGGCACTGGGCAGGGAGGTGCCCGGCAATGTCTTCTCCTATTCACAGCCCATCGAGCTGCGCGTGAGCGAGCTGCTGTCCGGGGCCCGCTCGGACGTGGTGCTCAAGCTGTACGGCGAGGACATGGAGGAGCTGGAGCGGACGGGAAATCGGCTCGCGCACGCGCTGTCCCGGGTGCCGGGTGCCGCCGACGTGAAGGCCGAGCAGGTGGCGGGCCTGCCGGTGGCGCGGGTTCAAATCGACCGGCAGGCGCTCGCGCGTCACGGCATCAACGTCCGCCAGGTGCTCGACACCATCGAGACACTCGGGGGCAAGGAGGTGGGCACGGTGCTGGAGGGTCAGCGGAGGTATGCCTTGCAGGTGCGCTTCGCCGCCTCGGCCCGCCAGCACGTGGAGCAACTGGAGAGCCTCCCGGTGGCGGGTGACTCCGGGCAGCTCATTCCCCTGTCGCAGTTGGCGCGAGTGGTGGTGGAGGAAGGCCCCGCGCAGGTGAGCCGGGAGAACATGCAGCGGCGGATCTCCATCGAGGCCAACGTGCGAGGGAGGGATCTGGGAAGCTTCATGAACGAGGCCCAGGAGGTGGTGGGCCGCGAGGTGAAGCTGCCGCCCGGGTACTGGCTGGAGTGGGGAGGACAGTTCAAGAACCTGGAGTCCGCGACGAGCCGGCTCGTGCTCGTGGTGCCACTCACCCTGCTGCTCGTCTTCACGCTGCTGTACACGACGTTCAACGCGGTGCGCCCGGCGCTGCTCATCTCGCTCAACATCCCCTTCGCCGTCACGGGCGGGCTGCTGGCGCTGGGGGTGCGTGGCATGCCGCTGTCCATCTCGGCGGCGGTGGGCTTCATCGCGCTGTTCGGCGTGGCGGTGCTCAACGGGCTCGTGCTCGTGGCGGCCATCCGGCGGTCGCGCGAGGAGGGCCTGCCGCCGCTCGAGGCGATCCAGGAAGCGGCCCGGGTGCGGCTAAGGCCAGTGCTCACCACGGCGCTGGTGGCTTCGCTGGGCTTCTTGCCCATGGCGTTCGCGACCGGCGCGGGCGCCGAGTTGCAGAAGCCGCTGGCCACGGTCGTCATTGGCGGACTGCTCAGCGCCACGCTGCTCACGCTGCTGGTGCTGCCCACCGTCTATCCGTGGTTCGACACGGAGCCTTCCGCCGGAGACTGA
- a CDS encoding efflux RND transporter periplasmic adaptor subunit yields the protein MKARTLMGVLLVWLGTGCSKPSGGHPPEEGAAHAGEEHSAGEEHGEQVVRLTPEAMRSARIQTREVQSKPLSVGLTAPARVSFTQRGVAQVAARVPGRLSSIEVNLGQRVKKGQVLAYLESPELGRARADYLSAATKARVAEDNYRREKELLDKGITSEREMREAESTFVTAQAERNAVDGRLHALGLSDGEIAALRGNEHYSTRLAAPSPLDGTVVEITGTVGQAVEATTTLFTVGDLSTLWVLLDVTEVRVSEVKTGQRVDITVAALPGRRFQGRVEYVGDIIHEKTRTVPVRVGVDNQDGALKPGMFAQAEIATDPGDPTAPPRLVVPREAVQKLGTRQVVFVPEGPGAFRPVEVRTGLGSGTEVELVSGVEPGTPVVTQGAFILKSELSRESMGEGHSH from the coding sequence ATGAAGGCGCGCACACTGATGGGCGTGCTCCTGGTGTGGCTCGGGACGGGCTGCTCGAAGCCCTCGGGAGGCCACCCGCCCGAGGAGGGCGCGGCGCACGCCGGAGAGGAGCACTCCGCCGGGGAGGAGCACGGCGAGCAGGTGGTGCGGCTCACGCCCGAGGCGATGCGCTCGGCGCGGATTCAAACGCGAGAGGTCCAGAGCAAGCCGTTGTCGGTGGGGCTCACCGCGCCGGCGCGGGTGTCCTTCACGCAGCGGGGCGTGGCACAGGTGGCCGCGCGGGTGCCGGGGCGGCTGTCGAGCATCGAGGTGAACCTGGGGCAGCGGGTGAAGAAGGGCCAGGTGCTGGCGTACCTGGAGAGCCCGGAGCTGGGGCGGGCGCGGGCGGACTACCTGTCGGCGGCGACGAAGGCCCGGGTGGCCGAGGACAACTACCGCCGCGAGAAGGAGTTGCTCGACAAGGGCATCACCAGCGAGCGGGAGATGCGCGAGGCGGAGAGCACGTTCGTGACGGCGCAGGCCGAGCGCAACGCGGTGGATGGACGGCTGCATGCGCTGGGCCTGTCCGACGGGGAGATCGCCGCCCTGCGCGGCAACGAGCACTACAGCACGCGCCTGGCGGCCCCCAGCCCGCTGGACGGCACGGTGGTGGAGATCACCGGCACCGTGGGCCAGGCGGTGGAGGCCACCACGACGCTCTTCACCGTGGGGGATCTCTCCACGTTGTGGGTGCTGCTGGACGTGACCGAGGTGCGGGTGTCGGAGGTGAAGACGGGGCAGCGCGTGGACATCACGGTCGCGGCGCTGCCGGGCCGGCGCTTCCAGGGACGGGTGGAGTACGTGGGGGACATCATCCACGAGAAGACGCGCACGGTGCCGGTGCGTGTGGGGGTGGACAACCAGGACGGAGCGCTCAAGCCCGGCATGTTCGCCCAGGCGGAGATCGCCACGGACCCGGGAGATCCCACCGCGCCCCCGCGGCTCGTCGTGCCGCGCGAGGCGGTGCAGAAGCTGGGGACCCGGCAGGTCGTCTTCGTCCCGGAGGGGCCCGGAGCCTTCAGGCCGGTGGAGGTGCGCACGGGCCTCGGCTCCGGAACGGAGGTGGAGCTCGTCTCCGGCGTCGAGCCGGGCACGCCCGTCGTCACCCAGGGCGCCTTCATCCTCAAGTCCGAGCTCTCGCGCGAGAGCATGGGCGAGGGCCATTCCCACTAG
- a CDS encoding TolC family protein, which yields MSLTFCLFLQSAPAPHPLTVEESVAIALEHSPRLISARAEAASAQARLEGASLLAQENPQLQGAVGPRWRQAGESPAPSLDVSLGVSQRLELLGQRGARRDAAAAQLAASEARLQALRVTVAAEVRGAFARLLAAEQELRLDDEGRLLAEQALRAAEERLTAGAASRIEVNTARVEMGRAAHERVLSARRRSLALAELRLLLGLEPTETPRLSEDWKPDDAEPPPLEALMERALAQRAEVKTARAELDAARAEVTLASREALPVPRLGASYSREEDAHIVQGTLGIELPLFNRNQAALGLGAARQHQAQATLEATERMVRSEVALALERYQNARAAMAVYGADVLEALQQNLALVNEAYRAGKVDFFQLLVIRRDALDARRGSIDALAELLIAEAQLQSALGGQP from the coding sequence TTGTCCCTGACGTTTTGCCTGTTCCTCCAGTCCGCTCCCGCGCCCCACCCGTTGACCGTGGAGGAGTCGGTGGCAATCGCGCTCGAACACAGTCCCCGCCTCATCTCCGCCCGGGCCGAGGCGGCCAGTGCCCAGGCCCGTCTGGAAGGCGCCTCGCTGCTCGCCCAGGAGAATCCCCAACTGCAGGGCGCCGTGGGGCCCCGGTGGAGACAAGCCGGGGAGAGCCCCGCCCCGAGCCTTGATGTCTCCCTGGGCGTGAGCCAGCGGCTCGAGCTGCTCGGCCAGCGGGGCGCCCGTCGGGATGCGGCGGCGGCCCAGCTCGCCGCGAGCGAGGCACGGCTCCAGGCACTCCGCGTCACCGTGGCCGCCGAGGTGCGCGGCGCCTTCGCCCGGCTGCTGGCGGCCGAGCAGGAGCTGCGCCTGGATGACGAGGGACGGCTGCTCGCGGAACAAGCGCTGAGGGCCGCCGAGGAGCGGCTGACGGCGGGAGCCGCCTCGCGCATCGAGGTGAATACCGCGCGGGTGGAGATGGGCCGGGCCGCGCACGAGCGCGTGCTGTCGGCGAGGCGCCGGAGCCTGGCGCTCGCGGAGCTGCGCCTGCTGCTGGGGCTGGAGCCCACCGAGACCCCTCGACTGTCGGAAGACTGGAAGCCCGATGACGCCGAGCCCCCCCCGCTCGAGGCCCTGATGGAGCGGGCGCTGGCGCAACGGGCCGAGGTGAAGACCGCGCGCGCCGAGCTGGACGCGGCGCGCGCCGAGGTGACGCTCGCCTCGCGCGAGGCGCTACCCGTCCCGCGCCTGGGCGCCAGCTACTCGCGCGAGGAAGACGCCCACATCGTCCAGGGGACGCTGGGCATCGAGCTGCCGCTCTTCAACCGCAACCAGGCAGCCCTGGGCCTTGGCGCCGCGCGACAGCACCAGGCCCAGGCCACGCTCGAGGCCACGGAGCGGATGGTGCGCTCGGAGGTAGCCCTGGCCCTGGAGCGCTACCAGAACGCGCGCGCCGCGATGGCCGTGTATGGCGCGGACGTGCTGGAGGCGCTCCAGCAGAACCTCGCGCTCGTCAACGAGGCGTACCGGGCGGGCAAGGTGGACTTCTTCCAACTGCTCGTCATCCGCCGGGACGCGCTCGACGCCCGGCGCGGCTCCATCGATGCGCTCGCGGAGCTGCTCATCGCCGAGGCCCAGCTCCAGAGCGCGCTCGGAGGCCAGCCATGA
- a CDS encoding ribonuclease HII, with protein sequence MSSIQDLLCCSVAELTERFVTQSRSIPQGLLEALEADTRQGARALARRLRQQQGRNRSEGQRLRHLLRFETELWEQGHLHVAGVDEAGRGPLAGPVVAAAAILPRGWKLEGLDDSKKIADESRRDEMAEAIKQGAVAWAVGQAEPEEIDRLNIRRASLLAMHRALQGLGIQPSFVLLDAFTIPECTLPQRGIIKGDALSLSIAAASVLAKTTRDRTMRELDTLYPGYGLAEHKGYPTASHVQAIHERGVLPIHRRSFAPVREALGLPVPPSPQGELFPGPDPR encoded by the coding sequence ATGTCGAGCATCCAAGATCTCCTGTGTTGTTCCGTGGCGGAGTTGACCGAGCGGTTCGTCACCCAGTCCCGTTCCATTCCCCAAGGACTGCTGGAGGCCCTGGAGGCGGACACCCGACAGGGCGCCCGCGCGCTCGCCCGCCGTCTGCGCCAGCAGCAGGGGAGGAACCGCTCGGAAGGCCAGCGCCTGCGCCACCTGCTGCGCTTCGAGACGGAGCTGTGGGAGCAGGGCCATCTGCACGTGGCGGGCGTGGACGAGGCCGGCCGGGGCCCGCTCGCCGGACCCGTGGTCGCCGCGGCGGCCATCCTCCCGCGGGGCTGGAAGCTCGAGGGGCTGGACGACTCGAAGAAGATCGCCGACGAGTCACGCCGGGATGAGATGGCGGAGGCCATCAAGCAGGGCGCGGTGGCGTGGGCCGTGGGACAGGCGGAGCCCGAGGAGATCGATCGGCTCAACATCCGCCGGGCGAGCCTGCTCGCGATGCACCGGGCGCTCCAGGGCCTGGGCATCCAGCCCTCGTTCGTCCTGCTGGACGCCTTCACCATCCCCGAGTGCACGCTGCCCCAACGCGGCATCATCAAGGGCGATGCCCTGTCGCTGAGCATCGCGGCGGCGTCGGTGCTGGCGAAGACGACGCGCGACCGGACGATGCGGGAGCTGGACACGCTCTATCCAGGCTATGGGCTCGCCGAGCACAAGGGCTATCCCACGGCCTCGCACGTCCAGGCCATCCACGAGCGGGGCGTGCTGCCCATCCACCGCCGCAGCTTCGCGCCCGTGCGGGAGGCCCTCGGCCTGCCCGTGCCTCCTTCCCCTCAAGGCGAACTCTTCCCAGGACCAGATCCAAGATGA
- a CDS encoding carboxypeptidase-like regulatory domain-containing protein, which yields MWMVLGLAHLSACDGGLRVPNPERDPCTEELVTLRVEVVDAQGGLVGGAVVTATHTDTGHSVTSTTSERGVTTAVNEDIGPGRVRLTALAGTRPSDSAEVVWTCDECHCHPEPSSVQLHLRP from the coding sequence ATGTGGATGGTTTTGGGCCTCGCGCACCTCTCCGCCTGCGACGGGGGGCTGCGAGTGCCCAACCCCGAGAGAGACCCCTGTACCGAGGAGCTCGTCACGCTGCGCGTGGAGGTGGTGGACGCCCAGGGGGGCCTGGTGGGCGGCGCCGTCGTCACGGCCACCCACACGGACACGGGCCACTCCGTCACCAGCACCACGAGTGAGCGGGGCGTCACCACGGCGGTGAACGAGGACATCGGCCCGGGCCGGGTGCGGCTGACGGCCCTCGCCGGAACCCGGCCCAGCGACTCGGCCGAGGTGGTGTGGACGTGCGATGAGTGCCACTGCCACCCCGAGCCCAGCTCGGTCCAGTTGCACCTGCGCCCCTGA
- a CDS encoding carboxypeptidase regulatory-like domain-containing protein produces MARGRPLLVALGVMLLAGLALWMAFQHEPAAPERPTAERARGKERPRTEPSQAAARPSTTGGCAVSGRVGTTSGQALVGATVSATPQQATGEPSLARADEQGRWALCQLPGGRYALSATAPGHRPTQRLLDVSPLESPQTVDFQLQTGGVELRGKVLDVGGGPVAGARVVAVEQVPAPEFGRTGPRPAAWTDANGQYQLWLDAGVYGLTASHPDYTDGAATIRMESVPRQQDFLLTPAASIQGRVLTREGAYPVAGARVSWSLASDNPQGSFSLDADLPPAVLTDASGGFVLRQLPSGRVRLRATSTGFMSEPVSVDLGIAAQVRDIVLLVDRALSISGQVVQKGTGTPVAGAHVSALHTETQESARESTPSDEQGSFQLLVPGTGRYRLITTGGNFVPRLLSPMVTVKDTSVTDVRVEVDTGATVRGHVEPAAEAWITIEPRREAAQGAILTAMTVFNLRTRSTREGAFELSGVPPGAFTLVATTLEGERGSAPVDVGSGDPEHTRIQLSPGGRIEGRVVDEQGRAVRNVAIRAVAESRGQGFEGRLPAGITGGMAEEDGHFKLAGLAAATYHLEAEDSTGALEVRAPAAGGRLLLAAGQQLTGLTVVVESRGCGVLGRIQASSGGAQPDAWVSVSPSAAAGRPAPEPARVTLSGPDGSFQIDQLRCGAYEIAGFAPETGEQGRVRSELRQGRQERLEVRLVPGLKLRGSVRRAGSPVRQFVLTAQGPSQYQVQGKDGSGEFSIPGVVPGRYSIGVTSDEGSALRTVEVGVGSAPVELELVPWGSVSGTVLDATTHQPLRGYDVLVKSESGVSTFDNVLALISRDGPRTDAQGRFVVQRLPSGPNRLLVISGSAERFQILASRTFSLQPGEQFQLGVLEASQTTTPAPAAGGNP; encoded by the coding sequence ATGGCACGCGGACGACCCCTCTTGGTGGCGCTCGGAGTGATGCTCCTGGCCGGGCTTGCCCTGTGGATGGCCTTCCAGCACGAACCCGCCGCGCCGGAGCGACCCACCGCCGAGCGCGCACGGGGGAAGGAAAGGCCACGGACCGAGCCCAGCCAGGCCGCCGCACGCCCCTCGACGACAGGGGGCTGCGCGGTGTCTGGACGGGTGGGCACGACGTCTGGCCAGGCGCTCGTGGGCGCCACGGTCAGCGCCACCCCCCAACAGGCCACGGGAGAGCCCTCGCTGGCCCGGGCGGATGAACAGGGCCGCTGGGCACTGTGTCAACTGCCCGGGGGGAGATATGCCCTGTCGGCCACCGCTCCTGGCCACCGGCCGACGCAGCGGCTCCTCGACGTCTCTCCACTCGAGTCTCCCCAGACGGTGGACTTCCAGTTGCAGACAGGCGGAGTCGAGCTCCGGGGCAAGGTGCTGGATGTCGGCGGAGGGCCCGTCGCCGGCGCGCGAGTCGTCGCCGTCGAGCAGGTACCCGCGCCCGAGTTCGGCCGCACGGGCCCCCGGCCCGCGGCATGGACGGACGCGAACGGGCAATACCAGCTCTGGCTCGACGCGGGCGTCTATGGCCTCACGGCGTCCCATCCGGACTACACGGACGGAGCCGCGACGATCCGGATGGAGAGCGTCCCCCGCCAACAGGACTTCCTGCTCACGCCCGCGGCGTCCATCCAGGGCAGGGTCCTCACCCGCGAGGGGGCTTATCCCGTCGCCGGGGCGAGAGTGAGCTGGTCGCTGGCGAGCGACAACCCCCAGGGCAGCTTCTCCCTGGATGCGGACCTGCCTCCGGCGGTCCTCACCGACGCCTCCGGCGGCTTCGTCCTCCGGCAACTGCCCTCGGGAAGGGTGCGTTTGCGCGCCACCAGCACCGGCTTCATGTCCGAGCCGGTCTCGGTCGACCTGGGCATCGCCGCGCAGGTGCGGGACATCGTGCTGCTCGTCGACCGCGCCCTGAGCATCTCCGGGCAGGTGGTCCAGAAAGGCACTGGCACCCCCGTGGCCGGCGCCCACGTGTCCGCCCTGCACACGGAGACCCAGGAGTCGGCCCGGGAGTCCACTCCCTCGGACGAGCAGGGCTCGTTCCAGCTCCTGGTTCCGGGGACCGGGCGCTACCGGCTCATCACCACGGGTGGAAACTTCGTGCCACGGCTCCTCAGTCCGATGGTCACGGTCAAGGACACCTCCGTCACGGACGTGCGCGTCGAGGTGGACACCGGAGCCACGGTGCGCGGACACGTGGAGCCGGCGGCGGAAGCGTGGATCACCATCGAGCCACGCCGCGAGGCCGCTCAGGGCGCCATCCTCACGGCGATGACCGTCTTCAACCTGCGGACCCGCTCCACGAGGGAAGGCGCGTTCGAGCTGAGCGGCGTTCCGCCAGGCGCGTTCACCCTGGTGGCCACCACGCTCGAGGGAGAACGGGGCAGCGCACCGGTGGACGTCGGAAGTGGAGATCCCGAGCACACCCGCATCCAGCTCTCGCCAGGAGGACGTATCGAGGGCCGGGTGGTGGACGAGCAGGGGCGCGCGGTCCGCAACGTGGCGATCCGCGCCGTCGCGGAGTCCCGTGGCCAGGGTTTCGAGGGCCGGCTGCCCGCGGGCATTACCGGAGGCATGGCGGAGGAGGACGGCCACTTCAAGTTGGCGGGCCTGGCGGCGGCCACCTACCACCTCGAGGCGGAGGACTCCACCGGAGCGCTGGAAGTGCGCGCTCCCGCCGCGGGTGGCCGCCTCCTCCTGGCCGCCGGGCAACAGCTCACCGGACTGACCGTCGTCGTCGAGAGCCGCGGCTGTGGAGTGCTCGGAAGGATTCAGGCCTCTTCCGGAGGCGCCCAACCGGACGCCTGGGTCAGCGTGAGTCCATCAGCCGCCGCCGGGCGCCCCGCGCCAGAGCCGGCGCGCGTGACGCTCAGCGGCCCCGACGGCTCCTTCCAGATCGACCAGCTGCGCTGCGGCGCCTACGAGATCGCGGGCTTCGCTCCCGAGACAGGAGAACAGGGCCGAGTGCGAAGCGAGCTCCGGCAGGGCCGTCAGGAGCGGCTCGAGGTCCGGCTGGTTCCGGGACTGAAGCTGCGCGGGAGCGTCCGGCGGGCGGGGAGTCCCGTGCGCCAGTTCGTCCTCACCGCCCAGGGGCCCTCGCAGTACCAGGTCCAGGGCAAGGATGGGTCCGGCGAGTTCAGCATCCCCGGGGTCGTGCCTGGCCGGTACTCGATTGGAGTGACATCGGACGAGGGAAGCGCGCTGCGCACCGTGGAGGTGGGAGTCGGCTCCGCACCGGTGGAACTCGAGCTGGTGCCGTGGGGCTCCGTATCGGGCACGGTGCTCGATGCGACGACGCACCAGCCACTGCGGGGCTATGACGTCCTCGTCAAATCCGAGTCCGGGGTGAGTACCTTCGACAACGTGCTCGCGTTGATCAGCCGCGACGGTCCGCGCACCGACGCGCAGGGGCGCTTCGTCGTGCAACGGCTTCCCTCCGGACCCAACCGGCTCCTGGTCATCAGCGGTTCGGCCGAGCGCTTCCAGATACTCGCCAGTCGCACCTTCTCACTGCAGCCAGGCGAGCAATTCCAACTGGGCGTGCTGGAGGCATCCCAGACGACGACACCCGCGCCCGCCGCGGGGGGCAACCCTTGA